One window of the Candidatus Aquicultor sp. genome contains the following:
- the yfcE gene encoding phosphodiesterase: MKIGLISDTHGDLTAWKKALSLFGKIDIALHAGDILSSGPFNPRKPSYKPAELAEAINSASFPTIFAKGNCDAEIDTFAIDYPIESPYAFVFIDGLRIMVTHGHHYGEKELAELGRRYGLNLIVRGHSHLRGISADRDIMMVNPGSASLPKGEDETPSVGIIEGRSITIISLNDGMVIESAEIP, translated from the coding sequence GTGAAAATCGGCCTCATAAGTGATACGCACGGCGATCTTACGGCATGGAAGAAAGCGCTTTCTCTCTTTGGGAAGATAGATATTGCACTGCATGCGGGGGATATCTTAAGCAGCGGTCCGTTTAACCCGAGGAAGCCGTCATACAAGCCGGCTGAGCTTGCCGAAGCTATAAACTCAGCGTCGTTTCCTACAATCTTCGCTAAAGGCAACTGCGACGCCGAAATCGACACGTTCGCGATAGACTATCCGATTGAATCCCCATACGCCTTTGTGTTTATAGATGGTCTAAGAATCATGGTCACGCACGGCCATCACTATGGTGAGAAGGAACTTGCCGAGCTCGGCCGCCGGTACGGGCTCAACCTTATCGTCCGCGGGCATTCGCACCTTCGCGGCATAAGCGCCGATAGGGATATTATGATGGTCAATCCTGGGAGCGCATCGCTTCCGAAAGGCGAGGATGAAACTCCGAGCGTTGGTATTATCGAAGGGCGATCAATAACGATCATCTCTCTAAACGACGGGATGGTAATCGAGTCCGCAGAGATCCCTTAA
- the rpmB gene encoding 50S ribosomal protein L28: MARKCAVCGKGPMSGHHISHSHRLTPRRFNANVQKIRAIIDGSPKNVYVCTKCLKANKVTRAV; the protein is encoded by the coding sequence ATGGCCAGGAAATGTGCTGTATGCGGAAAAGGCCCAATGAGCGGTCATCATATTAGCCACTCACACAGGTTAACCCCAAGAAGGTTTAACGCAAACGTGCAGAAAATTCGCGCGATCATCGATGGTTCGCCGAAGAATGTTTATGTTTGCACAAAGTGCTTGAAGGCTAACAAGGTAACGCGGGCAGTCTAG
- a CDS encoding ferritin-like domain-containing protein → MNTQEIIDRLNYLRSKELFAIQQYMNHHYTVDGMDFTSIQDFEKSIAIVEMNHAEALGEKINMLGGEPITNPAQVEQMKGASVITSDNPKEMLMADLNLERGAIQDYTNAINDIGDSDPGIHKMLQDILADEEEHADTFSSWLSEKPAYQIPTVQQQGMQRGAA, encoded by the coding sequence TTGAATACGCAGGAAATTATTGATCGCTTGAACTATCTGCGCAGCAAGGAACTTTTTGCTATTCAGCAGTATATGAACCACCACTATACGGTTGACGGCATGGATTTCACATCGATCCAAGACTTCGAAAAGAGTATCGCAATAGTCGAAATGAATCATGCTGAGGCACTCGGTGAGAAGATAAATATGTTGGGTGGTGAGCCGATTACAAATCCGGCACAAGTAGAGCAAATGAAGGGTGCTAGCGTGATTACCAGCGATAATCCAAAGGAGATGTTAATGGCCGATCTCAACCTGGAGAGAGGCGCGATTCAGGATTATACGAATGCCATAAACGATATCGGCGATAGCGATCCCGGTATCCACAAGATGCTGCAGGATATCCTGGCAGATGAAGAGGAGCACGCCGATACATTCTCGTCGTGGCTTAGCGAGAAACCGGCATATCAGATTCCGACAGTCCAGCAACAGGGTATGCAGCGAGGCGCGGCTTAA
- a CDS encoding DAK2 domain-containing protein, with translation MFERIIDTVKKTSNLTRLSRRALTYGKPSILSLLNASLETLKRYEDEINRLNVYPVPDGDTGTNMVHTMQSVLAEASKAGDTSLPDVCKAVTLGSLMGARGNSGVILSQIIRGICEEVGNSEIITAKVMVKAIRNGSDTAYRAVKKPTEGTMLTVIREMAEAAENTTHFVTSPTEVLENVIKAGRASVDKTPTLLPVLKEAGVVDAGGFGLVVLAQGILSAVKGEIISSNGSGDLMNIGVFGMDEEMNHTYCTEFILKSEGINMKDLEIKLDHLGDCMLVVGTPDITKIHIHTDEPGKVLQIATDLGTVSNVQINNMVEQTEKRNQAIKDDEERVDVPFGIVAVANGKGTEEILTSMGVDRIVSGGQSMNPSASDILAAVDDIPAKDVIILPNNKNIILAAQQAAELTHKNLAVIPTKSIPEAFAALMACDQDAPYEKNVQEMAEAIYDVKTGEVTYAVRADKTRGFEKNDIIGLYNREIKTHGKHLLSTTLNLIEHMLDDSDEVITILVGDKVSDHDVKELAEVINDRHPDLELEIHKGGQPIYNFIIGIE, from the coding sequence GTGTTCGAGCGAATTATTGACACCGTTAAAAAAACCAGCAATCTTACCAGACTCAGCCGACGTGCTCTGACGTACGGCAAACCCAGTATTTTATCGCTGCTTAACGCTTCGCTAGAGACATTGAAGCGTTATGAGGATGAAATCAACCGCCTCAATGTATATCCCGTTCCGGATGGCGATACGGGTACCAACATGGTTCATACGATGCAAAGCGTGCTCGCCGAAGCCTCAAAAGCAGGCGATACATCGCTCCCGGATGTCTGCAAAGCGGTAACTCTCGGTTCTTTAATGGGCGCACGCGGCAATTCGGGCGTCATTCTCTCGCAAATCATTCGTGGTATATGCGAAGAGGTCGGCAATAGCGAAATTATAACGGCAAAGGTTATGGTCAAAGCAATCCGCAATGGTTCCGATACCGCGTATCGCGCCGTAAAGAAGCCTACCGAAGGTACCATGCTCACGGTCATCCGTGAAATGGCAGAGGCGGCCGAGAATACCACTCATTTTGTAACATCACCGACCGAGGTGCTGGAAAACGTTATCAAAGCGGGCCGGGCATCCGTTGACAAAACGCCAACACTTCTGCCGGTTCTAAAAGAAGCGGGCGTTGTGGATGCAGGCGGTTTCGGTTTAGTGGTGCTTGCACAAGGCATTCTCTCCGCTGTTAAAGGTGAGATCATCAGTTCAAACGGCAGCGGTGATTTGATGAATATCGGCGTTTTCGGTATGGATGAGGAAATGAATCACACGTACTGTACCGAGTTCATCCTTAAAAGCGAGGGCATCAACATGAAAGACCTCGAGATAAAACTCGATCACCTCGGCGACTGTATGCTAGTCGTGGGAACACCGGATATCACGAAGATCCATATCCACACGGATGAACCGGGTAAGGTGCTGCAAATCGCGACCGACCTCGGTACGGTATCAAACGTGCAGATTAATAATATGGTCGAGCAAACTGAAAAGCGCAACCAGGCCATAAAAGACGATGAAGAGCGTGTAGATGTGCCGTTCGGCATTGTCGCGGTTGCAAACGGCAAGGGTACTGAGGAGATTCTTACGAGCATGGGCGTCGACCGCATAGTCAGCGGCGGGCAGAGTATGAACCCGAGCGCGTCAGACATTCTAGCGGCGGTTGACGATATTCCGGCTAAAGATGTTATTATTCTTCCTAATAACAAGAACATTATCTTGGCGGCACAGCAAGCGGCTGAATTAACCCATAAAAACCTGGCGGTTATCCCGACAAAATCTATCCCGGAAGCGTTTGCCGCGCTTATGGCATGTGACCAAGATGCGCCGTATGAGAAAAACGTTCAGGAGATGGCCGAAGCGATTTACGATGTGAAAACCGGTGAGGTTACTTATGCGGTCCGCGCCGATAAAACTCGCGGTTTTGAAAAGAACGATATAATAGGTTTATATAACCGCGAGATAAAAACGCATGGTAAACACCTGCTGTCGACGACGCTCAACTTAATCGAGCACATGCTTGATGATTCGGACGAGGTTATTACCATCTTGGTCGGCGATAAGGTTAGCGATCACGATGTAAAAGAGCTTGCCGAGGTCATAAACGATCGCCATCCCGACTTAGAGCTTGAGATTCACAAGGGCGGCCAGCCCATATATAATTTCATCATAGGAATTGAATAG
- a CDS encoding DegV family protein yields the protein MARIALVTDSTADMPLSFYEENDVTMVPLIVRFGDNAFKDWVELPPSKFYEMLRASNELPKTSTPPVQDFIEAYEKYSGYDHIISIHLSSKLSGTYQSASIAAQNSPVAVTVIDGKSGSIGTAMLLNELIDARNQGKSLDEMVTDVEALIERVKVAFCVDTLKYLEMGGRIGKAAALVGSLLNIKPILTLDDGIVAPLKKVKGQKRMIREVIELVKEESSRGKVKLALVHADAEETLNELAEGICQEGINHEVVFRSEIGSVIGTYTGPGTMAAMFYAVEP from the coding sequence ATGGCAAGAATTGCACTTGTAACTGACAGCACGGCGGATATGCCACTCTCGTTTTATGAAGAAAATGATGTAACGATGGTACCGCTAATCGTGCGCTTTGGGGACAATGCATTTAAAGACTGGGTTGAACTCCCTCCGTCGAAGTTTTATGAAATGCTTAGGGCATCGAACGAGCTTCCAAAAACCTCCACTCCACCAGTGCAGGATTTTATTGAGGCTTACGAAAAATACTCAGGTTACGACCATATTATCAGTATCCATTTATCCTCAAAATTGAGCGGTACCTATCAATCGGCCTCTATAGCAGCTCAAAATTCGCCCGTAGCCGTTACCGTTATAGACGGTAAATCCGGGAGCATCGGTACGGCGATGTTGTTAAATGAACTCATCGATGCCCGCAATCAAGGTAAAAGCCTCGATGAGATGGTCACCGATGTGGAAGCGCTTATTGAAAGGGTTAAGGTTGCGTTCTGTGTCGATACGTTAAAATACCTGGAAATGGGCGGGCGAATCGGTAAAGCGGCTGCGCTTGTCGGCTCTCTGCTTAATATTAAGCCGATTCTGACGCTTGATGATGGTATCGTCGCACCGCTAAAGAAGGTAAAGGGTCAAAAGCGGATGATTCGCGAAGTTATCGAGCTTGTTAAAGAAGAAAGCAGCCGGGGCAAAGTTAAGTTGGCGCTCGTTCACGCGGATGCGGAAGAAACACTCAATGAACTTGCGGAGGGAATCTGCCAGGAAGGCATAAACCATGAGGTCGTTTTCCGGTCTGAAATCGGAAGCGTTATCGGCACATATACAGGTCCCGGCACTATGGCGGCGATGTTTTATGCAGTAGAACCATAA
- the recG gene encoding ATP-dependent DNA helicase RecG, with translation MLELPVSNVKFVGSTTVSHLRKLGIESVGDLLFHFPHRYLDLSKMRKISELRAGDHVTIVGNVTQVKKWRAKTGMRVVNVTIGDGTGNITGTWFNQDYIAQRLKEGMQVTFSGKVAYKYRQLQLENPLYDILNEKAGESIHSGRIVSIHPATQNLSTTMIRRIMKNALDAYGTIDDPLPTVIIEENDLLPKAVALREIHFPSNRELLFKARARFIFEELFVMQVALAARKKHIELYSNGIQHKAGGELVDRFYDSLSFELTVGQKKVIAEIQEDMSRPTPMNRLLQGEVGCGKTMVAIATLLTAVQSGYQGAMMAPTEVLATQHYLKIKDTLESLGVTVALLKGTTTPKEREKLLNDIKAGDIDIVIGTHAIIQATVDFNLLGVAVIDEQHRFGVEQRITLKEKGYYPDVLIMSATPIPRTLSLTLYGDLDVSIIKELPCGRIVGEQIKTVLCQDDKRGRAYEKIRSEVQAGRQAYIVCPLIEESDKLEVKAVLEEAVRLKNEIFPDLRVGLIHGKLKSAEKEAAMAAFDAGELDVLISTTVIEVGIDVPNATVMLIEDADRFGLAQLHQLRGRVGRGRHKSWCILFASMKTDDAKQRMKAICEINDGFRLAEADLQIRGEGQLFGTRQSGMPELRIARLTRDIEILVHARKQAFTIIENDPRLSSSKHAPLRREIMQAFGSTVDWLFQA, from the coding sequence ATGTTAGAATTGCCCGTATCAAACGTAAAATTTGTCGGTTCTACCACGGTATCCCATCTAAGAAAATTAGGGATAGAATCTGTCGGGGACCTCTTATTTCACTTTCCTCACCGCTATCTCGACCTCTCCAAGATGCGGAAAATATCTGAGCTTCGGGCGGGGGATCATGTCACAATAGTCGGTAATGTTACGCAGGTCAAAAAGTGGCGGGCAAAAACCGGTATGCGGGTCGTCAACGTAACGATCGGTGACGGCACAGGAAATATCACCGGCACGTGGTTTAACCAGGATTATATTGCACAGCGCCTCAAAGAAGGCATGCAAGTAACCTTTAGCGGTAAAGTCGCCTATAAATACCGGCAGCTGCAGCTTGAAAACCCCCTCTACGATATCTTAAATGAAAAAGCGGGTGAATCGATCCATTCCGGCCGGATAGTGTCGATTCACCCGGCAACGCAAAACCTTTCAACGACAATGATCAGGCGCATCATGAAAAACGCGCTTGACGCATACGGTACCATCGACGACCCACTACCAACAGTGATTATTGAAGAGAACGACCTGTTGCCGAAAGCGGTCGCTCTGCGTGAGATACATTTTCCGTCGAATCGCGAGCTACTGTTTAAGGCCCGGGCGCGTTTTATCTTTGAGGAACTTTTCGTTATGCAGGTAGCCCTTGCGGCGCGCAAGAAACACATCGAGCTCTATTCAAACGGCATTCAGCACAAGGCGGGCGGGGAGCTTGTCGATAGGTTCTACGATTCTCTGTCCTTTGAACTAACCGTCGGCCAGAAAAAGGTAATCGCCGAGATACAAGAAGATATGAGCCGTCCCACACCGATGAATCGGCTGCTTCAGGGCGAGGTTGGCTGTGGCAAAACCATGGTAGCCATAGCGACGCTTCTGACCGCCGTACAGAGCGGTTATCAAGGGGCGATGATGGCGCCAACAGAGGTTCTCGCCACACAGCACTACCTGAAAATCAAAGACACGCTTGAATCTCTCGGCGTAACCGTTGCACTGTTAAAAGGCACAACAACGCCGAAAGAGCGCGAAAAGCTTTTAAACGATATAAAAGCCGGCGATATCGATATTGTTATCGGTACCCACGCGATCATCCAGGCTACGGTTGATTTTAATCTGCTCGGGGTCGCGGTAATAGACGAACAGCACCGCTTTGGTGTAGAACAGCGGATCACCCTAAAGGAAAAAGGGTACTATCCGGATGTCTTGATCATGAGCGCCACACCGATCCCGCGAACCTTATCACTCACGCTCTACGGCGATCTCGACGTGTCGATTATAAAGGAACTTCCCTGCGGTAGAATAGTCGGCGAGCAGATAAAGACGGTCCTCTGCCAGGATGACAAGCGAGGGCGCGCGTACGAAAAGATTCGCAGTGAAGTTCAAGCGGGGAGACAGGCGTACATAGTCTGCCCGCTTATCGAGGAATCGGATAAACTTGAGGTTAAAGCGGTTCTAGAGGAAGCTGTGCGGCTTAAAAACGAAATATTTCCGGACCTCAGGGTGGGCCTTATCCACGGCAAGCTAAAATCGGCCGAGAAAGAGGCGGCTATGGCGGCGTTTGATGCCGGTGAGCTTGATGTTCTCATCTCAACTACCGTTATCGAAGTCGGCATCGACGTGCCCAACGCAACGGTCATGCTCATCGAAGACGCCGACCGTTTCGGTTTGGCCCAGCTTCACCAGTTGAGGGGTCGTGTTGGGCGTGGAAGGCATAAATCGTGGTGCATCCTCTTCGCTTCGATGAAAACCGATGACGCTAAGCAGCGCATGAAAGCGATTTGCGAGATTAACGATGGTTTTCGCCTGGCCGAAGCCGACCTGCAGATCCGTGGAGAAGGGCAGCTCTTCGGCACACGCCAGTCGGGCATGCCCGAGCTTAGAATCGCACGGCTCACACGGGATATCGAGATTCTCGTGCATGCACGCAAGCAGGCGTTTACGATTATCGAGAACGATCCGCGGCTCTCATCATCCAAGCATGCACCGCTTCGACGTGAAATAATGCAAGCGTTCGGTTCAACAGTCGATTGGCTATTTCAAGCATAG
- the rsmD gene encoding 16S rRNA (guanine(966)-N(2))-methyltransferase RsmD, with the protein MRVIAGSAKGRRLAAPKGMSIRPTADRVKESIFNIVGQEVVDAVVLDVFAGTGNLGIEALSRGADKAYFIDSSDEAIATIKKNLDNTGFIDKAVIMKSQAERAVKQLAAEALTFDLIFLDPPYRISVSFLDAILFNLACQALRPDGLLVLEHDAKGEVRGIEGLVLISTRLYGDTAVSLYRREG; encoded by the coding sequence ATGAGAGTAATTGCCGGTAGCGCAAAGGGAAGAAGATTAGCAGCCCCAAAAGGCATGAGTATACGGCCTACCGCCGATCGTGTTAAAGAATCTATCTTTAATATTGTCGGGCAAGAAGTTGTAGATGCCGTCGTGCTCGACGTTTTTGCGGGCACCGGCAATCTTGGAATCGAAGCGCTCAGTAGGGGCGCCGATAAGGCATACTTTATTGATTCGAGCGACGAAGCGATAGCAACTATTAAGAAGAATCTTGATAATACCGGGTTTATAGATAAGGCCGTGATAATGAAATCACAGGCAGAGCGAGCCGTAAAACAGCTAGCGGCAGAGGCCTTAACATTTGATTTGATTTTTCTTGACCCTCCTTATAGAATTAGCGTATCCTTTTTAGATGCCATCCTATTTAATTTGGCATGCCAAGCTTTGCGCCCCGATGGCTTACTTGTTCTTGAGCATGACGCAAAGGGCGAGGTCAGAGGCATCGAAGGGCTTGTTTTGATTTCGACACGGCTCTATGGAGATACGGCCGTTTCTTTGTATCGCAGGGAAGGGTAG
- the coaD gene encoding pantetheine-phosphate adenylyltransferase, whose amino-acid sequence MAIAVVAGSFDPITAGHLDIIRRASRLYDEVVVGIVVNPNKSPLFTLEERVAMVKEAVNWNQKIVVDAFDGLLIEFVKKHGAHVIIRGLRAVSDFEHEFQMAQMNRKLCPDVETIFVMASPEYAYLSSSIVKEIARYGGNINGLVPPNVEKLLRKALA is encoded by the coding sequence ATGGCGATTGCTGTAGTTGCGGGAAGCTTCGATCCGATAACAGCCGGTCATTTAGACATAATTAGAAGGGCAAGCCGGCTTTATGACGAAGTAGTAGTGGGGATTGTAGTAAACCCGAATAAGAGTCCGCTGTTTACGCTGGAAGAGCGGGTCGCCATGGTTAAAGAAGCCGTCAACTGGAACCAGAAGATTGTAGTAGATGCGTTTGACGGGTTACTGATTGAATTTGTAAAAAAGCATGGTGCTCATGTTATCATAAGAGGGCTGAGGGCAGTCTCCGATTTCGAGCATGAGTTCCAAATGGCCCAGATGAACCGAAAGCTATGCCCTGACGTAGAAACAATCTTTGTTATGGCTAGTCCAGAATATGCATATTTGAGTTCGAGCATCGTCAAAGAGATAGCACGATACGGAGGAAATATAAACGGGCTCGTACCGCCCAACGTCGAGAAGTTACTGCGCAAAGCGCTGGCGTAG
- a CDS encoding YceD family protein: MNQVILDAKDIMGNVGSEERRSFEHEFAPIETETGKIEFVEPVKFDIRIENTGSGVRVTGHIKSALKLICSRCLTEFSYPVDWKIDEIFYSDEAPEEEAYAMKETKFDLGPPTEEAFVLDIPMKPLCTESCRGICPTCGQQITEEHKPHEEQAIDARLEILKKLLEEEKQDS, from the coding sequence ATGAATCAAGTGATCTTAGATGCAAAAGATATAATGGGCAATGTTGGCTCGGAAGAGCGCCGCTCCTTCGAGCATGAATTCGCCCCTATAGAAACAGAAACAGGCAAAATAGAATTCGTTGAGCCTGTTAAGTTCGACATTCGTATTGAAAACACCGGCAGCGGCGTCCGGGTAACCGGCCACATCAAATCAGCGCTTAAGCTTATCTGCAGCCGGTGCCTCACCGAGTTCAGTTATCCGGTCGACTGGAAGATCGATGAAATATTCTACTCAGACGAGGCGCCCGAGGAAGAAGCATACGCCATGAAAGAGACAAAATTCGATTTAGGGCCGCCCACGGAAGAGGCATTCGTGCTCGATATACCGATGAAACCGCTCTGCACAGAATCTTGCCGGGGAATTTGTCCTACATGCGGTCAACAGATAACTGAAGAGCACAAACCGCATGAGGAACAAGCAATCGATGCACGGCTGGAAATATTAAAGAAGCTGCTTGAGGAAGAGAAGCAGGATTCATAA
- the rpmF gene encoding 50S ribosomal protein L32, which yields MAVPKRKTSHARKNSRKSQWLKTSGPALVECPQCHEPKLPHRVCAACGYYNRKQVLEVE from the coding sequence ATGGCGGTACCGAAGAGGAAAACCTCGCACGCTCGAAAGAATTCGAGGAAGTCGCAGTGGTTGAAAACCTCCGGACCAGCCCTGGTTGAATGCCCACAGTGCCACGAGCCAAAGCTGCCGCATCGCGTATGTGCGGCATGCGGGTATTATAACCGTAAGCAGGTTCTCGAAGTCGAATAG
- a CDS encoding acetate--CoA ligase family protein: MLEKLFCPAAVAIVGVGREEGNVGHDIFDNIREAGFGGKYFAVNPKAQEIHGEKVYPSLRDIPEHIDLAVIVVPGKLVPSVMEEAGEKGVKMAVIISAGFKETGIEGAHLEREVVDIAKRYDMRILGPNCLGVSDTYCRLNATFAKEAPYLGNIAMISQSGALLTAILDWAKAELVGFSKFVSLGNKADISEIDLLEALRADTHTKVICAYMEGISKGREFTNIASIVSKEKPIIVIKSGVTDAGARAVSSHTGTLAGSEQAYNSAFKQAGIIRANSVEDLFDYAIGFAYQPLPKGKNIAILTNAGGPGIMATDACEQHGVPLAAFDRRIIDNLRESLPPAAGLYNPVDVLGDAKADRYRKAMDLILSDDGVHALLVILTPQATTEIEETARAIIDISKKHVGKMIYACFMGKAEVDAGIQILKENKIPNYYYPERAVQTFSAVTRYLDYLREPLQTYETFRAKRTTVRDIFREMREERRHDIPDIQASQVATAYGIRTARSIIAHDVEEAVRVANYLGYPLVLKIASPDILHKSDVGGIVVGVRNPDEVRAAYNTILDHVYRFMPQARILGVSLQEMITGARETLIGVNKDPQFGHLIVFGLGGIYVEVLKDVTFRIAPVSIQEAHKMVTELRTYALLRGVRGQAPADIDAIIDTILRVSQLVTDFPDIIEMDINPFMVLDKGKGGVAADVRITIGE, encoded by the coding sequence ATGCTCGAAAAGCTGTTTTGTCCTGCAGCAGTAGCAATAGTTGGTGTAGGTCGTGAAGAAGGCAACGTAGGTCACGATATATTCGACAACATAAGAGAAGCGGGTTTTGGGGGAAAATACTTTGCCGTGAATCCAAAAGCACAGGAGATTCACGGTGAAAAAGTTTACCCCTCGCTCAGGGATATTCCTGAGCATATAGATTTAGCCGTCATCGTGGTCCCGGGTAAGCTCGTCCCCTCAGTTATGGAGGAGGCCGGCGAAAAAGGGGTCAAAATGGCGGTTATTATTTCTGCCGGATTTAAAGAAACAGGCATCGAGGGAGCCCACCTAGAACGAGAAGTCGTCGATATAGCAAAACGCTACGATATGCGAATTCTCGGCCCGAATTGCCTTGGGGTAAGCGATACTTACTGCAGGCTAAACGCCACATTTGCGAAAGAAGCTCCGTACCTGGGCAATATCGCAATGATCTCACAATCAGGCGCCCTGCTTACCGCTATTCTTGACTGGGCAAAGGCCGAACTCGTCGGTTTTTCAAAGTTCGTAAGCCTGGGGAATAAAGCCGACATAAGTGAAATCGATCTGTTAGAAGCGCTCCGAGCCGATACGCACACCAAAGTAATCTGCGCCTATATGGAAGGCATCAGCAAAGGCCGCGAATTCACCAATATCGCCTCCATCGTTTCGAAAGAAAAGCCGATCATCGTCATTAAATCGGGCGTTACCGACGCCGGCGCCCGCGCTGTTTCATCGCATACCGGCACACTCGCCGGGTCGGAGCAGGCCTATAATAGCGCATTTAAACAGGCGGGCATCATTCGAGCCAATTCCGTTGAAGACCTCTTCGACTACGCGATTGGTTTTGCATACCAACCGCTTCCCAAAGGAAAAAATATCGCCATACTCACAAACGCGGGCGGCCCCGGTATTATGGCAACGGACGCATGCGAGCAGCATGGGGTACCGCTGGCGGCGTTTGACAGGCGGATAATCGATAACCTACGCGAATCACTGCCGCCTGCGGCAGGGCTCTATAACCCGGTTGATGTCCTTGGCGATGCAAAGGCCGACCGGTATCGGAAAGCAATGGATCTCATCTTGAGCGACGATGGCGTTCACGCGCTTCTCGTCATCTTAACCCCGCAAGCCACGACCGAGATCGAGGAGACCGCTCGTGCCATAATCGACATCTCGAAGAAACACGTGGGGAAGATGATCTATGCCTGCTTTATGGGTAAAGCGGAGGTCGATGCAGGCATTCAAATACTCAAAGAAAACAAGATTCCTAACTATTACTATCCGGAACGGGCGGTTCAAACATTTTCCGCCGTTACCCGTTATCTCGATTACCTGCGCGAGCCACTGCAAACATACGAAACGTTCCGCGCCAAACGCACTACGGTTCGCGATATATTTCGAGAGATGCGGGAAGAACGGCGTCACGACATACCAGACATCCAAGCGTCACAGGTGGCAACAGCTTATGGCATCCGTACCGCCAGGTCTATTATCGCCCACGATGTCGAAGAAGCGGTTCGCGTAGCAAATTACCTGGGCTATCCGCTCGTCCTAAAGATTGCATCGCCGGACATCCTGCATAAAAGCGACGTTGGCGGTATCGTTGTCGGTGTTCGCAACCCGGATGAGGTACGCGCGGCATATAATACAATCCTCGATCACGTGTACCGGTTCATGCCGCAAGCTCGTATTCTCGGCGTTAGCCTCCAGGAAATGATAACCGGCGCCCGTGAGACGCTCATCGGCGTAAATAAAGACCCGCAGTTCGGGCATCTCATCGTGTTCGGGCTCGGCGGTATCTATGTCGAAGTATTAAAAGACGTTACCTTCCGAATAGCGCCGGTTTCCATACAAGAAGCGCACAAAATGGTTACTGAGCTTCGCACGTATGCGCTGCTGCGCGGTGTTCGCGGCCAGGCACCAGCTGATATCGATGCAATTATTGATACAATACTTCGTGTTTCACAGCTTGTTACCGATTTTCCTGATATCATAGAGATGGATATAAATCCGTTTATGGTGCTTGATAAGGGGAAAGGCGGCGTAGCAGCCGACGTTAGAATTACGATTGGAGAGTGA